GTGATAACAGCCAGTGTTGCCCCTAAATAAGCGACAAATGCTATAATAGAATAAGTTGCAAGCAAATCCACAAAGTGCTCCCACACAATATAGTTATCAAAATACGAATTAAATGTAATATTATCCGCGGTGATTTTATCAGTTTGTCGCTAAAGCACCATGATCATAAACAAAAACTTACCAAGAAAATGTCAGCAAGTGTGTTTTTGCGTCTTATAGCAACTTGTTTCTTAGTGGTTTTATCGCCAGTAGCGCCAGTAAAATCGCGCAGCCGAGGCTGAACCAGTAAGGCAGGACTTCATGGCTGTGCTGCATTTGCTGGTTGATATCGATATTAAATTTCAGCAACCCCCAGTCAAGCAGGTAACCGAAGGCCAGGGCGCATAAGCCTATGCCCCCGAGATAACGTATCAGGACGCCTGAGCCCATTTCATTTTTAATCACCCCTAAGGTCGAGATATTGGTTGCCGGTCCGGCCATCATAAATACCAGGGCGGTGCCGGGAGAAATGCCTGCAAGAATAAAGCCTGCGGCAATCGGGGTGGAGGCGGTGGCGCAAATATACATAGGGATGGAAATGGCGATCATGATCAGCATGGCGTGCAGCCCGCTGCCATAGCTGGTTAACAGCGACGGCGGCAAGAAGGTTCTGACCAGGGTGGCAAAGACCAGGCCGATAAAGAGCCAGACAATGATGTCGTCTACTAACTGGGTGGCCGCATATTTGATGCCCTGAAGGGTCTTGGCGGAAAAGGTTTCTTTATTTTCTGTTTGCGTTGAACCGGAAGCGCAGCAATTGGTTGCGCTTGCCTCTTTCGGCGCCGTATCCGGGCAGCAGCTGCCTGTGGCGGTTGCTTCCCTGGCAGATGAAGTGCCGCATTGGCCCGTTGCTGCTTTTTCTTTTGTTGCCGGTGTTGACGTTGCGCAACAGCTGCTGGTTACCGCTTGGGGGGCCGATGGAGCACAGCAGGCAGTTGCCGTCGCCGGCTCTGCTTGCGGACTGTTTTTTGTCGGCAAAGCTTTTTTAGCTGAGTTATCGGTGGAAACCAGCAAGCCTGTGATAATGGCGGAAGCGATTGCGGTCACGGGACGGTAAACGGCAAATACGGGTCCTAAAATGGCATAAGAGACAGAAACGGAATCAACCCCGGTTTCCGGCGTGGCAACCAGAAAGGAAGCGGTGGCGGGGTCGGATGCGCCGCCGCGTTTTAATTCGGTGGCCACAGGGATCACGCCGCAGGAGCATAAAGGTAAAGGCGCTCCCACCAGGGCGGCTTTAACGATTCCCGATTTGCCTTTGCCCAGGTGCTTATTGAGTATTTGCTTGGGCAGCCAGGCCTTCATTAAGCCGGCAATCAGCAGCCCCAGCAACAACCAGGGGCTGGCTTCAGCCGATAAGTCAATGAAATTATTCAATAAGGCTGTGAGCTGTTCCACCGCGCCTTCCTTGTATCTGATAAATAAACCGGGAAAATAGAATACCACAAAAAATCGCCGGGCCGATATCCCTATCTTCTTTATCTTGGAGGGGATTTTTATGCCGGATATCGGCTGCGGGAGTAAATTTTCTGCTTATTTTGTTATTTATTCCGCCTTTGCCGGAATTTTATGCTTTCTCTTCTTTATGCTGAGGTTATAATGTGCCGATAAAGTTTGGCTTTTAGAGTAATCCATGTTTGAGAATCTTTCCGATCGTTTAACGAAAACGTTAAAAAATATCAGCGGCCGCGGCCGGCTAACAGAAGACAATATTAAAGACACGCTGCGCGAAGTGCGCATGGCCCTGCTTGAAGCGGATGTTGCCTTGCCGGTGATCCGTGAGTTTGTCAGCAAAGTGAAAGAACGTGCGGTTGGTCAGGAAGTTACTAAAAGCCTGAGTCCGGGACAGGTTTTCGTTAAAATTGTCCGCACCGAGCTTGAAGTGGCCATGGGTGAAGTCAATGAAGCCCTGGATTTAAAAGCGACGCCGCCGGCAGTGATCATGATGGCGGGTTTGCAGGGGGCGGGTAAAACCACCTCGGTAGCCAAGCTGGCAAAATTTTTAACCGAGCGGGAAAAGAAAAAGGTGCTTGTGGTCAGTGCCGACGTTTATCGCCCGGCGGCGATCAAACAGCTGGAAACCCTGGCAAATGAAATCAAGGTGGAGTTTTTCCCCAGTGATATCAAACAAAAGCCTGTGGCTATTGCCGAAGCGGCCATCAACCATGCCAAGTTAAACTACTTTGACGTCCTGATTGTTGATACCGCAGGCCGTTTGCATGTCGATGAAGATATGATGGCGGAAATCCAGCAGCTGCATAGCGCCATTAATCCGGTGGAAACCCTGTTTACTGTGGATGCCATGACAGGTCAGGATGCCGCCAATACCGCCAAGGCCTTTAACGATGCCCTGCCGCTGACCGGTGTGATCTTAACCAAGACAGACGGTGACGCCAGGGGCGGCGCCGCACTGTCGATTCGCCATATTACCGGCAAGCCGATTAAGTTTTTGGGGGTGGGTGAAAAAACGGATGCCCTGGAGCCTTTCCATCCGGACCGTGTCGCTTCCCGTATTCTGGGTATGGGGGATGTGTTATCCCTGATCGAAGAAGTCGAGCACAAAGTCGATAAGAAAAAGGCGGCCAAGCTGGCCCAGAAGGTTAAAACCGGTAAAGGTTTTGACCTGGAAGATTTCCGGGAGCAGCTCCAACAAATGAAAAACATGGGCGGCATGATGGGACTGATGGACAAATTACCCGGCATGGGCAATATGTCTGAGCAAATCAAGGGCCAGATGGATGACAAGGTTACCGTCCGTATGGAAGCCATTATTAATTCCATGACTCCGGCCGAGCGCGCCCGTCCCGAGATCATCAAAGGTTCCCGTAAGCGCCGGATAGCAAACGGCTCAGGCACCCAGATCCAGGATGTGAACAAGTTGATCAAACAGTTCACGCAAATGCAGAAAATGATGAAGAAGATGTCCGGAAAAGGCGGCCTGCAGAAAATGATGCGTGGCATGAAAGGCATGATGCCACCGGGCGGTATGGGTGGCATGGGCGGTATGTTCGGCCCTAAGTAATTTTTACTTGCAGAAATTACATGATAAAAAAGGTAGCTGAGGCTGCCTTTTTTATTATCGGCACTATTATTTATTGGCACTATGATGAGTTTAGGGATGAATTTCGGGATGAGTTTGGACAGGAAAATACCTTCGGGTTAACGGATGCTATGGCTATTTTCAACTCTGTAAAGACCTTGGTTGTACTTATATTGCTACTCGGTTTTAACCATCTGGCTTATGGTGTCGTTTCGCCCGAAGTTATTGAAATCAAAGTCGGTACTATACCCCGTCCGCCATTTCTGGCGGCTGACGAGGCGACCGGGGCCGCCCCCGAGGTGCTGGCGGCGATGAACCGGGTGCAAAATCAGTTTGAGTTTACGCTGGTTTCCATTCCCACCAAACGCCGTATCCGGTCGTTGAGCGCTGGCCTGGTGGACATTATGATGTGGGACAACCCTGCCTGGGGCTGGCAAAAAGACAGGTTGTCGTTAAGCGTACCGCTGGTCGCCAACCAAGACATTTTCCTGGCCCTGAAGCAGGAGCAACGGACGCAGTCATTTTTTGACGACTTAACCGACAAACGCCTGGTGGCTGTTCATGGCTATTATTACCGTTTTGCCGACTTTGTTACCGATGAATCCCGGCTCAGCGAAATGTTCGATATTTCCCTGGTGAGCAATGAAGAGCTCACCATTAAGATGCTGCTGGCAAAGCGGGCCGATATTGCCGTGGTAAGCACTATTACCCTGAACTGGTTTTTGCTGCGTTATCCCCAGTACCGGGAAGAGCTGATGATCTCTGAACGTGTCGATACCAGTCATGAGCGTTTTTTCCTGGTGCCGCAAAGTGCCCCGATCCGGGCTAAGGAAATCAATGACATCCTGATAGCGGCGGATCGGCAAGGTTTGTTGTCGGTTATTTACCAGCGCTACGGGCTGGAAAAACCCGACTTTGCCGGATTATATCAGCTGCCGGTGCGTTGAAATCAGACTCTTTATCAAGTGATTGATTTTTAGTGTTGTTTTTGTTTTGTGGCAGAGCGGTAAGACATGAATTTTACCGACATTTTGTATATTTCTTGCAATCTTGGCGGGAAAGCGTAAAATACGCGAGCTTTTCTGTCACCTTGGTGCCAGAAAGTGTCTGGAAATTCGTTTTAACACTTAATATATAGAGGGCGATATGGTTACCATTCGTTTAGCTCGTGGTGGCGCTAAGAAGCGTCCATTCTATCAGGTTGTTGTTGCAGATAGCCGTAACTCTCGCGATGGTCGTTTCATCGAGAAAGTAGGTTTCTTCAACCCAACAGCACAAGGTCAAGCGGAAAAATTACGTTTAGACCTGGACCGCATCAACCACTGGGTTGGTCAGGGTGCTGGCTTATCTGATCGTGTGGCCAAGCTGGTTAAAGACGCTCAAGCAGCTGCTTAATTAGTTGGTAAGTTGTAGGAATTGTTGTGAGTAGTATGAAAGATAAGATCACGCTGGGTAAATTAGGTGCCGTTTACGGGATCAAGGGCTGGTTGAAAATTCATTCATTCACGGATGATCCCGAAGCTATTTTAGACTACATGCCTTGGTCTTTAAAATTAGGCGATAAAATACAGGCAGTAGAAGCGACAGACTGGCGCAGACATAACAATGGTCTGATTGTCAAGATTGCCGGTTATGACGACAGAGATCAGGCGCAAACCCTGGTCGGTTCTGAAGTACTGGCGAATCCCGAAGCCTTGCCGAAATTGCCCGAAGGGGAGTTTTACTGGCGGGATCTGATCGGTTTGAAGGTTGTTACGACCCAAGGTTACGACCTGGGGACGGTTTCCGATATGATGGAAACCGGCGCGAACGACGTACTGGTTGTAAAAGCTAACCGCAATGATGCTTTTGGCAAAAAAGAAAGGTTAATTCCTTACTTGTTTGACCAGGTAGTGGTGTCGGTTAGTATCGAAAATAAACAAATTAGTGTTGACTGGGACCCAGGTTTTTAACTCGTGAGCAGCAGCAATGGCTCTGGTAAGAGCAAGTGGATTGGGGTGATCAGCCTTTTTCCCGAAATGTTTGATGCTATCACTGAGTATGGGGTGACCGGCCGTGCGATCCGTAATGGTCTGATCGAGTTTCACAAGTGGAACCCGAGAGACTTTACCCATGATCGGCACCGCACCGTAGATGATCGTCCTTATGGCGGTGGTCCGGGCATGTTGATGATGGTGCAGCCGTTGCGTGATGCCATTAATGCAGCCAAAAGCGCTGCGCAGGCTGACGGCGGCAAGGCCAAGGTAATTTATCTGTCACCTCAGGGACGTAAACTGGATCAGGCCGGTGTGCGTGAGTTATCGCAACATGATCATCTGGTATTTATTGCCGGACGATATGAAGGCATAGACGAGCGGATCATTGAATCAGATGTTGATGAAGAATGGTCTGTTGGCGATTACGTGTTAAGTGGCGGCGAACTGCCGGCCATGAATGTGATCGATGCCGTAGCACGTTTTGTGCCCGGAGTATTGGGACATGAGTTGTCAGCCGAGCAGGATTCTTTTTCTGACGGTTTACTCGATTGTCCGCATTATACCCGGCCGGAAGTGCTGACCACCCCGGATGACGGGGAAAAGGCGGTACCTAAAGTGCTGCTAAGCGGTAATCATGAACAAATCAGGCTTTGGCGCCAGCAGAAGTCCCTGGAAAGGACATGGACCAGAAGACCCGAACTATTAACTGACCTAGCTCTGACTGCGGAGCAGGAGAAAATGCTTGAGAAAATCAAGCAAACTGCTGCTGACGACAGTGAATCCTAGGAAGAAGGTAATTATGAGTAAGATTATTGAACAGCTCGAACAAGAGCAAATGAAAACTGACGTTCCAGCGTTCGCCCCGGGCGACACTGTTTCCGTTCAAGTTAAAGTTACCGAAGGTAACAAAACCCGTCTTCAGGCTTTTGAAGGTGTGGTAATCGCTGTTAAAAACCGTGGCTTACATTCTGCATTCACCGTTCGTAAAATTTCTAACGGTGTTGGTGTTGAGCGTGTATTCCAGACACACAGCCCATTAATTGACTCTATCGAAGTCAAACGTCGCGGTGATGTTCGTCAAGCTAAGCTTTACTATCTTCGTGAGCGTTCAGGTCGTTCTGCACGTATCAAAGAGAAGTTGGCTAAGAAGTAATTGTAGATTACTCAATAGTTTAATAAAAAGCCATGTGGGCAACCACATGGCTTTTTTTTATGGGCGTGTTCCAGCCCGATACCCGGAGCAGGGTTATTTTTATGAATCTTTGTGGGAACAAGAAAAAAACAGCTATTACCACTTATACTTAAATATTCACATCAAGTTTACAGGAGTTATTCTTTCAGTTATCCCCCGTTACTGTTAGCGGTGAAGCGGTTATGGCCTGATTGCCTATGACTGCACTGTCGGTGTTAACACCGGCAGAAAAGATGCTAATGGACAAAATGCATTTTCAATGGCGAAGTCACGCCGGAAATTTTGAAATTATCAGCACTCCATAGTTGTGGGCGTGTTGGCAGATAATTTACGGGAGTAGTCCATGAAAAAGTTTATCTGTGCCGGCAGCCTGGCGGCTGCGTTATTTGTCAGTGTTTTCTTGTTTAATGAGGGAGATCCCGATACAGCGGCAAGAGAGCCGCTGATGGCAAGCACCATGAAGTTTGCTTCATTTGTTAGCGGCGGCAGCAATGCGACGCAAAAAGCCGAAGAGAGCCCGGTGAAAACCCGCCACCTGAGAGTCACCTTTACCCACCAGGAAAAATTAAGCGACTTTGTTAAACTTTCCCCCTCAAAAGAATGGCAGCCGGTTACTGTTGCCAATGGTGTGGCAATTGCCAATTACTTGCTTTATACAGACAAGCAAAGCTACCAGCTGGCAATTATCCGCATGAAAAAGGTGATGCCGCTGGAGGCCATAATGAACATCTGGCAGCAAAAAGCCGGTTTACCTGCGGCAGATCATTTTGAGGTGGTTAAAACCATCAAATGCGGTGATGATCAGGAGCTGGATTTGTATCAGATCCGCGGTGAAAGCCAGTCAATCGCCCTGGCGGTTCACGCCGGCGAAAAATATACCTTCTTCCGTTTATCCGGCGCCGGGCTGATGGAAGAGCAGGTGCTGGCTAAATTTACCGAATTGCTCTCTTCGGCTTTATTTATTTAATGTCTTCCGGCTCCTGCTATTTTGCAGCAGGAGCCAGAAAATTCTGGCAGACCGGCAAAGCCGGGCTTGCCCGGACCTTTCTTATTTACTTCGTGCAAATATTAGCCAGTTTGCCTTGTTTGAAAAAAACTTAGTGATTTATTAAATTCATTAAGGGTAAACTCTTAACCACTTATAAGAAAATAATAACTAGAACCTATAACATCAGAGAATAGATATGAAGGAATTACAATCTCGCTATCCGGTATCGACACGCGCGCAGGCAAGCACCCACATCGATACCGCTACCTATGAAGCCATGTATCGCCAGTCGGTTGAACAGCCGGATACCTTTTGGGCTGAGCAGGCGGAAAAGTTTATCGACTGGTATCAGCCCTGGGAGCAGGTCAGCAAGGTTGATTTTAAAGCATCCCAGGTAAGCTGGTTTGCCGGCGGCAAACTTAACGTCAGCTACAATTGCATTGACCGGCATTTAGCTAAGAAAGCAAATGACATCGCTGTCATCTTTGAGGGAGACGAACCCGATAATGATGCCAAGATCACCTACCAGCAATTGCATGATCATGTTTGCCGCTTTGCCAACCTGTTAAAGCAGCGGGGAGTGAAAAAGGGCGACAGGGTTTGCATCTATATGCCGATGATCCCGGAAGTCGGTTATGCCATGCTTGCCTGTGCCCGTATCGGCGCCGTGCATTCGGTGGTTTTTGGCGGTTTCTCTACCGAGTCCATTAAAGCCCGGGTGCTGGATGCCGATTGCCGTGTGATCATTACCGCAGACGAAAGCGTCCGCGGTGGCAAACGTATCCCCCTTAAAGCCAATGTCGACGAAGCGCTTAAAGACTGCCCGAATGTTCATTCGGTAATAGTGGTGGAGCGTACTGGCGCAAAAATCAACTGGAACGATGCGCTGGATGTTAAATATGCCGAGGCGGTGGCCGGGTTGCCTGCCGAATGTGAACCGGAGCAAATGGATGCCGAAGACCCCTTGTTTGTGCTTTATACCTCGGGCTCTACCGGTAAACCTAAAGGGGTGCTGCACACCTGCGGCGGCTACCTGCTTTATGCCGCCATGACCCACAAATATGTCTTTGATTACCAGGACGGTGAAATTTACTGGTGTACGGCAGATGCCGGCTGGATCACCGGCCATTCCTATATCTTCTACGGACCGCTGGCCAATGGCGCCACCACACTGGTATTTGAGGGGGTGCCTACCTATCCGGATGCCGGGCGTTTCTGGCAGGTTTGCGAAAAGCATAAGGTGAATGTGTTCTATACCGCTCCTACGGCCCTGAGGGCATTAATGAGTTTAGGGGATACCTTAGTGGAGCAGGCGGACTTGTCTTCTGTCAGGATACTGGGCACGGTTGGCGAGCCGATTAACCCGGAAGCCTGGCACTGGTATTATGAGATTGTCGGCAAGGAAAATTGCCCTATTGTCGATACCTGGTGGCAAACCGAGACCGGCGGCATCCTGATGACTTCTCTGCCCGGGGCGGTGGATATGAAACCCGGGGCCACGGGCAAACCTTTCTTCGGGGTTCAGCCGGCGATATTTGATAAAGAAGGCAATGAGCTTGAAGGTGAAGCCGAGGGCCTGCTGGTCATGAAAGGCGGCTGGCCGGGGCAGATGCGCACCGTATACGGTGATCACCAAAGGTTTTACGATACCTATTTAAGTCAGTACCCGGGCAATTACTTTACCGGCGACGGCGCCAAGCGGGACAAGGACGGTTTTTACTGGATCACCGGACGGGTAGATGATGTGCTCAATGTTTCCGGCCACAGGTTAGGGACGGCGGAAATCGAAAGTGCCCTGGTATTGCACCCGGCGGTTGCCGAGGCGGCTGTGGTGGGTTATCCCCACGATATCAAAGGGCAGGGGGTTTATGCCTATGTAACCCTGATGAGTTCGGCTACCGAATCGGATGCTTTGCAGGCGGAACTGACGGAATTTGTGGCCAAAGAGCTGGGGCGTTTTGCCAAACCGGATTATATTCAATGGGCGCCGGGCCTGCCCAAGACCCGCTCGGGTAAAATTATGCGCCGTATCCTGCGTAAAATAGCCGAGAATGAAATGGAAAACCTGGGGGATACTTCGACCCTGGCGGATCCAAGCGTGGTAGATCATCTGGTTACCAACCGCATTATCAAATGATAACGGCTTGAACGTAGAGCACGCTAAAAACCGGCATTTTGCCGGTTTTTATATGCAGGATGCATGGTATTGCGCGGTGACAGGAAGTCAAAGAGCGCTTATATGCAGGATGCATGGTATTGCGCGGTGACAGGAAGTCAAAGAGCGCTTATATGCAGGGATGCATGGTATTGCGTGGTGACAGGAAGTCAGAGAGCGCTTATATGCAGGATGCATGGTATTGCGCGGTGACAGGAAGTCAAAGAGCGCTTATATGCAGGGATGCATGGTGTGGCGCGGTGACTGGAAGTCAAAGAGCGCTTATATGCAGGGACGCATGGTATTGCGCACTAACTGGATGTTTAAGCGCGCTTATCCCGGGATGCCTGTTTTTTCACTTTCGGGGTTTTAAATGTCACCTTAACCCGACCGGTGGCTTCTATTGAAGTGCGAATCCCCAGGTAAAGGCTGGCGGTAACCGAGATGCTCAGCATCACAAAAATAGCCACTAAGATTACCAGCTGGTATTTAATGGCGGTGATAGGATCTACACCCCCCAATATTTGTCCCGTCATCATGCCGGGCAAGGTTACTAATCCCGTGGTTGCCATAGAAGCCAGGATAGGGGCAAAGGCCTGCTGCATCGCAGACTGCACGAAGGGCAGGCTCGCCTGGGCCGGACTAGCCCCTAATGCCAGTGCTCCCTCATATTCGTCGTTTTTATCCCTAAAGGCGGTAAATAACCTTTGCAGGGCAACAATATTGCCGCTGAGGCTGTTGCCGAGCAGCATACCGGCCAGCGGGATCAGGTATTGGGCGTTATAGACAGGCTCCGGCCGGAGCAGGGCCAGCAGTAACAGTAGCAAGAGCGGCACCAGCCCCAGCAACAGGCCGCTGAGCACCGGCAGGTAGAGGTACTTTGCCGGCAGCGCGGTACTGGAGATAATGGCGCTGGTGCCAACGAGTAGCATCACCATCAGCCACATCAGGTTCAGTACCGGGTTGTTCAGTTCGAACAGAAACTGCAGATACAGGCCCACCAGCACCAGTTGTAAGCTCATGCGCACTACTGCCAGGCTGATTTCACGGGTCAGTCCCAGGGAAAACCTGAAGTTAACCACCAAAGGCACCAGCAGTACCAACATGAAAATGGCCAGTTGCCACCAGCTGATATCAAGACTTGATTGCATACTCAGTTATTAGGAATAAAGCGATAACAGATAGATTTATTTTACCCTGTTTTAGGAGCGCTAAGCTTTATTTGATTAAAAATATTTGATTTTTCTGTGATTTATTAGCTGCTTTCTGCACTTTTTCTTTATTTGCGGAAGTACCACTTCCTGTTGCCGTTGTTGAACAGAACCTGCCAGTAGTCCGTATGCTAAGGAAATCACTACCTGGTGATGCTCATTATAAAGCTAATAAATATCTATTGAGGACCATTGGTATTTTGTCCGTTTTTATATTTATTGTTTTACTTTTTGCTGTTTTCAGACAACGGAGAAGTTTTCAGCTCTGTGAAAAAAGCAGCGGTTATTTCTGAGTAGCTTACTGTGGGCTGCTTGTCCGTTAATCGCGATGTTTTTTGTCAGTTATTGGGGAATTTTACCGGGGACTTGTCCGTGAAAATTTAGCTGTATTAGCCGGGTGGAGTTTTCTTACTTTTCGCTGATTAGTTGGCAGAAGTTAGCTAAAACAAAATTTAATCTATTAATTTTCATATCCTTACCTTTTTGTTAGAAGCTTGATTGCTTGTCGGAGCACTGATTTTTATTAGGTCTGTACAGCCAGCTGCGGCAGTTGTGTTCTGATGCTTTTGTACTAGGTTAGAGGTAGGAATAAACAGGATGTTATTTAATAGGCAGGAAGCTTCATATGAATACTATTGCATCGTTTTTTCAGGCGCTTAGCCAATTGCCCGTGATGGAAAGCATCATGGTGATCTTACCTTTGATCGGCACTTTTGTTGCCGCCCTTGCGCTTACTTTTATGAGCAAACACTTATATGCCCGGGTTGCCTTTGCTTTATTGAGCCTGGGGATACTAATCACTGCTCCTTTTAGCGCCAACTTTCAGGTCAGCACTTTGGCACAGACGGAGCATACCCGCCAGGATGCCATAAAATATCAGGACTCTCTGCAAAGGCATTTTAATTTGCTGACCGGAGATGCAAAATCCAGGGATGAAGCGGTTAACTCCAGGTTGATGGAAAAGTTCAACCGCCTCGATACCCGGCAAAAGGAGGTGGTGGAATTGATTGCCGAGGTGGTCGCAGATGCCAATAAGCAGCTGTTAAGCCGGTTGGAGCAGCAAACCCTGATAATAGATGATTTGATTGCCGACAGCGAAGGCTACTTATCCGATAAAG
This genomic window from Thalassomonas viridans contains:
- a CDS encoding SO_0444 family Cu/Zn efflux transporter; the encoded protein is MEQLTALLNNFIDLSAEASPWLLLGLLIAGLMKAWLPKQILNKHLGKGKSGIVKAALVGAPLPLCSCGVIPVATELKRGGASDPATASFLVATPETGVDSVSVSYAILGPVFAVYRPVTAIASAIITGLLVSTDNSAKKALPTKNSPQAEPATATACCAPSAPQAVTSSCCATSTPATKEKAATGQCGTSSAREATATGSCCPDTAPKEASATNCCASGSTQTENKETFSAKTLQGIKYAATQLVDDIIVWLFIGLVFATLVRTFLPPSLLTSYGSGLHAMLIMIAISIPMYICATASTPIAAGFILAGISPGTALVFMMAGPATNISTLGVIKNEMGSGVLIRYLGGIGLCALAFGYLLDWGLLKFNIDINQQMQHSHEVLPYWFSLGCAILLALLAIKPLRNKLL
- the rpsP gene encoding 30S ribosomal protein S16 — encoded protein: MVTIRLARGGAKKRPFYQVVVADSRNSRDGRFIEKVGFFNPTAQGQAEKLRLDLDRINHWVGQGAGLSDRVAKLVKDAQAAA
- the rimM gene encoding ribosome maturation factor RimM (Essential for efficient processing of 16S rRNA); protein product: MKDKITLGKLGAVYGIKGWLKIHSFTDDPEAILDYMPWSLKLGDKIQAVEATDWRRHNNGLIVKIAGYDDRDQAQTLVGSEVLANPEALPKLPEGEFYWRDLIGLKVVTTQGYDLGTVSDMMETGANDVLVVKANRNDAFGKKERLIPYLFDQVVVSVSIENKQISVDWDPGF
- a CDS encoding substrate-binding periplasmic protein translates to MIKKVAEAAFFIIGTIIYWHYDEFRDEFRDEFGQENTFGLTDAMAIFNSVKTLVVLILLLGFNHLAYGVVSPEVIEIKVGTIPRPPFLAADEATGAAPEVLAAMNRVQNQFEFTLVSIPTKRRIRSLSAGLVDIMMWDNPAWGWQKDRLSLSVPLVANQDIFLALKQEQRTQSFFDDLTDKRLVAVHGYYYRFADFVTDESRLSEMFDISLVSNEELTIKMLLAKRADIAVVSTITLNWFLLRYPQYREELMISERVDTSHERFFLVPQSAPIRAKEINDILIAADRQGLLSVIYQRYGLEKPDFAGLYQLPVR
- the ffh gene encoding signal recognition particle protein, which codes for MFENLSDRLTKTLKNISGRGRLTEDNIKDTLREVRMALLEADVALPVIREFVSKVKERAVGQEVTKSLSPGQVFVKIVRTELEVAMGEVNEALDLKATPPAVIMMAGLQGAGKTTSVAKLAKFLTEREKKKVLVVSADVYRPAAIKQLETLANEIKVEFFPSDIKQKPVAIAEAAINHAKLNYFDVLIVDTAGRLHVDEDMMAEIQQLHSAINPVETLFTVDAMTGQDAANTAKAFNDALPLTGVILTKTDGDARGGAALSIRHITGKPIKFLGVGEKTDALEPFHPDRVASRILGMGDVLSLIEEVEHKVDKKKAAKLAQKVKTGKGFDLEDFREQLQQMKNMGGMMGLMDKLPGMGNMSEQIKGQMDDKVTVRMEAIINSMTPAERARPEIIKGSRKRRIANGSGTQIQDVNKLIKQFTQMQKMMKKMSGKGGLQKMMRGMKGMMPPGGMGGMGGMFGPK
- the rplS gene encoding 50S ribosomal protein L19, which translates into the protein MSKIIEQLEQEQMKTDVPAFAPGDTVSVQVKVTEGNKTRLQAFEGVVIAVKNRGLHSAFTVRKISNGVGVERVFQTHSPLIDSIEVKRRGDVRQAKLYYLRERSGRSARIKEKLAKK
- a CDS encoding ABC transporter permease; amino-acid sequence: MQSSLDISWWQLAIFMLVLLVPLVVNFRFSLGLTREISLAVVRMSLQLVLVGLYLQFLFELNNPVLNLMWLMVMLLVGTSAIISSTALPAKYLYLPVLSGLLLGLVPLLLLLLLALLRPEPVYNAQYLIPLAGMLLGNSLSGNIVALQRLFTAFRDKNDEYEGALALGASPAQASLPFVQSAMQQAFAPILASMATTGLVTLPGMMTGQILGGVDPITAIKYQLVILVAIFVMLSISVTASLYLGIRTSIEATGRVKVTFKTPKVKKQASRDKRA
- the trmD gene encoding tRNA (guanosine(37)-N1)-methyltransferase TrmD, which gives rise to MSSSNGSGKSKWIGVISLFPEMFDAITEYGVTGRAIRNGLIEFHKWNPRDFTHDRHRTVDDRPYGGGPGMLMMVQPLRDAINAAKSAAQADGGKAKVIYLSPQGRKLDQAGVRELSQHDHLVFIAGRYEGIDERIIESDVDEEWSVGDYVLSGGELPAMNVIDAVARFVPGVLGHELSAEQDSFSDGLLDCPHYTRPEVLTTPDDGEKAVPKVLLSGNHEQIRLWRQQKSLERTWTRRPELLTDLALTAEQEKMLEKIKQTAADDSES
- the acs gene encoding acetate--CoA ligase produces the protein MKELQSRYPVSTRAQASTHIDTATYEAMYRQSVEQPDTFWAEQAEKFIDWYQPWEQVSKVDFKASQVSWFAGGKLNVSYNCIDRHLAKKANDIAVIFEGDEPDNDAKITYQQLHDHVCRFANLLKQRGVKKGDRVCIYMPMIPEVGYAMLACARIGAVHSVVFGGFSTESIKARVLDADCRVIITADESVRGGKRIPLKANVDEALKDCPNVHSVIVVERTGAKINWNDALDVKYAEAVAGLPAECEPEQMDAEDPLFVLYTSGSTGKPKGVLHTCGGYLLYAAMTHKYVFDYQDGEIYWCTADAGWITGHSYIFYGPLANGATTLVFEGVPTYPDAGRFWQVCEKHKVNVFYTAPTALRALMSLGDTLVEQADLSSVRILGTVGEPINPEAWHWYYEIVGKENCPIVDTWWQTETGGILMTSLPGAVDMKPGATGKPFFGVQPAIFDKEGNELEGEAEGLLVMKGGWPGQMRTVYGDHQRFYDTYLSQYPGNYFTGDGAKRDKDGFYWITGRVDDVLNVSGHRLGTAEIESALVLHPAVAEAAVVGYPHDIKGQGVYAYVTLMSSATESDALQAELTEFVAKELGRFAKPDYIQWAPGLPKTRSGKIMRRILRKIAENEMENLGDTSTLADPSVVDHLVTNRIIK